A window of the Brassica napus cultivar Da-Ae chromosome C5, Da-Ae, whole genome shotgun sequence genome harbors these coding sequences:
- the LOC106399740 gene encoding heavy metal-associated isoprenylated plant protein 37: MTKDEDFKLLKIQTYSLKVSIHCEGCNKKVKKLLQRIEGVYHVKVEAEHHKVTVSGSVDSATLINKLLKAGKHAELWSPNPTTNPNQPQKPKASDVIKNNQKGQKQGSAKSGLETFKPKNNPKGAACVKEEEDDDGGEEEDGEVQLPKPVNQQQQNVKKNSGGGGPMNNGNNGVNVSKKVNQKQNSQNQNNSQAMAAAMRMRNAAKVNSGVENNEIGALMGLAGFNGAASNAAVNPQNGIQQLQPPPLNNINSVANHNMNNGNGGGMMMNMNGYNPMNMQNRPLMHHHQPQQMMYQRPAFVPPPSNGYYYNYTPSPYTYYPYYPYPSDQHQQISHPSATNMPSDEDTSNNSSCNIM, encoded by the exons ATGACTAAAGATGAAGATTTTAAGCTCCTAAAGATTCAG ACTTATTCCCTCAAAGTTAGCATCCATTGCGAAGGTTGTAACAAGAAAGTCAAGAAACTTCTTCAGAGGATCGAAG GAGTTTACCACGTAAAGGTAGAAGCAGAGCACCATAAGGTAACCGTTTCAGGCTCTGTTGACTCGGCCACACTCATCAACAAGCTCCTGAAAGCCGGCAAGCACGCTGAGCTCTGGTCTCCAAACCCAACCACCAACCCTAACCAACCTCAGAAGCCCAAGGCTAGTGACGTTATCAAGAACAATCAAAAGGGTCAAAAGCAAGGCTCCGCGAAAAGTGGTCTTGAAACCTTCAAGCCCAAGAACAATCCCAAAGGTGCGGCATGTGTCaaggaggaggaagatgatgacGGCGGCGAGGAAGAAGACGGTGAGGTGCAGTTACCTAAACCGGTGAATCAGCAGCAACAAAACGTCAAGAAAAACAGTGGAGGAGGAGGGCCAATGAACAATGGGAACAACGGAGTCAACGTATCAAAGAAAGTCAACCAAAAACAGAACAGCCAGAACCAGAACAACAGTCAAGCAATGGCAGCTGCTATGCGGATGAGAAACGCCGCAAAAGTGAACTCCGGTGTAGAAAACAACGAGATAGGAGCTCTCATGGGTCTAGCTGGATTTAACGGCGCAGCATCAAACGCTGCCGTGAATCCCCAAAATGGGATTCAACAACTTCAACCGCCTCCGTTAAACAACATCAACAGCGTCGCTAACCACAACATGAACAATGGTAACGGAGGAGGCATGATGATGAACATGAACGGATACAATCCAATGAACATGCAGAACAGACCATTGATGCATCATCATCAGCCTCAACAAATGATGTACCAACGACCAGCTTTTGTTCCACCTCCAAGTAATGGGTATTACTACAATTACACCCCTAGTCCTTACACTTATTATCCTTATTACCCTTACCCATCTGACCAGCACCAGCAAATTAGTCATCCATCTGCAACAAACATGCCCAGTGATGAAGACACTAGCAATAACAGCAGCTGTAACATCATGTAA
- the LOC106401925 gene encoding multicopper oxidase LPR1, translated as MDSMLCRRGMNIAMVLILTLTWLGGSCGEFEEQLFEVGKLKMFVDELPDMPRLHGFHSVYGVLKPISLQIGMFYTKWKFHRDLPPTPVFAYGTSRRSATVPGPTIEAVYGVDTYVTWRNHLPSSHILPLDLTISPAAPKHGGIPTVVHLHGGIHEPSSDGNADAWFTAGFRETGPKWTKTTMHYENMQQPGNMWYHDHAMGLTRVNLLAGLVGAYILRHDTVEAPLRLPTGNEFDRPLVVFDRSFRKDGSIYMNATGNNPSIHPQWQPEYFGDAIIVNGKAWPGLSVRRRRYRFRIINASNARFFRFFFSNGLDFVVVGSDSAYLFKPVTTKWVLLSPSEIVDVVVDFSRSPSRTAVLANDAPYPYPGGDPVNEESGKVMKFIISDEYEADTWTIPKKLINYPSADVLNAVLTRSISMYEYVSDSDEPTHLYVNGLPYDAPVTETPKAGTTEVWEVINLTEDNHPLHIHLGLFKVVEQTALLATGLEEFKGCMTKYNDAVRCQISKYARGKKTAVTAHERGWKNVFKMMPGHVTRILVRFSYIHSNASYPFDPTQEPGYVYHCHILDHEDNMMMRPLKVIK; from the exons ATGGACTCTATGTTGTGTCGGAGGGGGATGAACATAGCCATGGTGCTAATACTAACGTTGACGTGGCTCGGTGGCAGTTGCGGGGAGTTCGAGGAACAATTATTCGAAGTTGGGAAGCTAAAGATGTTCGTTGATGAGCTCCCAGATATGCCAAGGCTCCACGGCTTTCACTCTGTTTATGGCGTCCTCAAACCCATTTCTCTTCAAATCGGCATGTTCTACACCAAATGG AAATTCCACAGAGATTTGCCTCCCACACCTGTATTTGCATACGGTACATCGCGAAGAAGTGCAACAGTCCCTGGTCCCACGATCGAAGCTGTCTATGGAGTAGACACGTACGTGACATGGCGAAACCACCTCCCTTCATCTCACATCCTCCCTCTGGATCTCACAATCTCCCCGGCTGCCCCGAAACACGGCGGAATCCCCACGGTGGTTCACTTACACGGCGGAATCCACGAACCATCAAGCGATGGAAACGCTGACGCATGGTTCACTGCCGGTTTCAGAGAAACAGGACCCAAATGGACCAAAACGACTATGCATTACGAGAACATGCAGCAGCCTGGTAACATGTGGTACCACGACCACGCCATGGGTTTGACCCGAGTCAACCTTCTCGCTGGTTTGGTAGGCGCGTACATTCTCCGCCACGACACCGTCGAAGCTCCTCTCCGGCTACCCACCGGCAACGAGTTTGACCGGCCGTTGGTCGTTTTCGACCGTAGCTTCCGTAAGGACGGTTCCATTTACATGAACGCCACCGGGAACAACCCGTCGATACATCCGCAATGGCAACCGGAATACTTCGGCGACGCAATCATCGTTAACGGAAAGGCATGGCCGGGATTATCCGTCCGGCGCCGGAGATACAGGTTCCGCATCATTAATGCCAGCAACGCTAGGTTTTTCAGGTTCTTCTTCTCCAACGGTCTCGACTTCGTGGTCGTTGGTTCCGACTCGGCGTATTTGTTTAAACCGGTCACGACCAAGTGGGTTCTCTTGTCCCCGTCGGAAATAGTAGATGTTGTCGTCGATTTTTCGAGATCACCGTCGCGTACGGCGGTGCTCGCCAACGACGCGCCGTATCCTTACCCTGGTGGTGATCCGGTCAACGAAGAAAGCGGAAAGGTTATGAAATTTATAATCAGCGATGAGTATGAGGCTGACACGTGGACTATTCCGAAGAAGCTCATTAACTATCCGTCAGCTGACGTGTTAAATGCCGTGCTGACTCGGTCTATATCTATGTACGAATACGTTAGTGACTCGGACGAGCCAACTCATTTGTACGTCAACGGCTTACCCTACGATGCTCCGGTGACGGAAACTCCAAAAGCAGGAACCACCGAG GTGTGGGAAGTGATTAACTTGACGGAGGATAACCATCCGTTACACATTCATCTTGGACTGTTTAAAGTGGTGGAGCAAACGGCGTTACTAGCGACAGGATTGGAGGAGTTTAAGGGGTGTATGACAAAATACAATGACGCCGTCAGGTGCCAAATTAGCAAATACGCACGTGGAAAAAAGACGGCGGTGACGGCGCACGAGAGGGGTTGGAAGAACGTGTTCAAGATGATGCCAGGACATGTTACGAGGATACTGGTTCGGTTCTCTTATATCCACAGTAACGCATCTTACCCGTTCGACCCGACCCAAGAACCCGGCTACGTCTACCATTGTCAC ATATTGGACCATGAGGACAATATGATGATGAGGCCGCTTAAAGTCATCAAGTGA